The genomic window CAATGAGCGTAAACTTGACTTAGCCATAGCAAATCTAGGGTTGGTAAATCCTGTGCCAGCCATCGCCGTCATACAGGAGACCCAAATTAACTTTATAACAGCGTAAAGAGTGGTCACATGCTATCCAAGAGAATTATCCAAGCTAAGATTAAAAAGCAACTGAGCTGCCACAAGTCACCCTCACGGCTCTTTTTGACCCCAGGTGTGAGAACTGCCTGCACCTCTTCAAGCACCTGCATGTCTGCTTGATGTCACATGTCTGTGGCACCAGGCCAATGTCATTTTGTGCAAGAACCATCCCCAATGCCCATCATCGATTCCCAGTCACTCTCACTGCTCTTTTTGACTGCAGGTGTGAGAACTGCCTGCACCTCTTCAAGCACCTGCACATCTGCTCGGCGTCACATGTCTGTGGCACCAAGCCAATGTCATTTTGTGCAAGAACCATCCCCAATGCCCATCATCCCCTCCTGGTCACTCTCATGGCTCTCTCCCCACCCCAGGTGTGAGAACTGCCTGCTGCGCTTCTGCACGCACCGCTCGCTCTTCAAGCACCTGCACATCTGCTCGGTGTcacatgtctgtgacactgagcCAATGTCATTTTGTTCAGGAACCGTCCCCACATGCCCATTATCGATTCCCAGTCACTCTCACAGCTCTCTCCCCACCCCAGGTGTGAGAACTGCCTGCTGCGCTTCCGCACGCCACCGCTCGCTCTTCAAGCACCTCACGTCTGCTCGGTGTCACAGACATGTCATGTTGTTCAAGAACCATCCCCACATGCCCATTATCCCCTCCTGGTCCCTCTCACGGCTCTTTTTGACCCCAGGTGTGAGAACTGCCTGCTGCGCTTCCGCACGCACCGCTCGCTCTTCAAGCACCTCCACGTCTGCTCGGACAGCGCCagcggccccgcgccgcccccccGGCCGGTGCTGCCCCCCGCTCCCTCCAGCCCGGACAAGGAGCCCCCGGCCAAGCCCCCCGAGGCGCTGCCCAAGCCGCCGAGCGCGCTGCGGCCCCCGGAGAAGGAAGcgccggcggcgggcgcggacTCAGCcccggcggcgctgcccggctCGCTGGAGCCGCTGCTCCCGGGGGCCCCGCACCCCTTCCCGCTGCTGGAGCCCGCCCTGTTCGGGCCCTCGTCCTTGACTCGCTTCTCGGGGCCAGCCCCGTCCTCGGTGCCGGGGCCGTTCCTGTCCTACGTGCCCCCCTCGCCCTACGGGCTGGCGCAGCCCCCGGCTCAGCACCGCCTGCGGCCCTTCCTGCCGGGCCACGGCCCCCCCAGCGTCTCCAACGCCGTCTGGAAGAAAAGCCAAGGTGAGAGCACGGAGCCGTGCGGGACAAACCTTCTTCTGCTCCCGCCttgaccagcagcagcagctccccgaGCAGGACCAGAGGATCCggcccctccatcccctccggCCCGGCcatcccccccaccccaaacaaaaaGCCCCGTCCCGCCCGTGCCATCCCCTGTGTGATGTTCGATTGAGCAAAAGCACCAAAAAACGCTTccaaattctcctccaaattgtcccaaccagccctgctgctccccggCGTGCTGGGGGGGCCgggccagggctgccctcccACGAGTCCCCCCCCCCAAGGGAGGGGAAGACCTAATGCTTGTCTCGGGCCTCGATTCCCTCCGCAGGTGTGAGTGTCAGCCCACTCCTCCCATGCTTTGGCTCAGGAGTGACTCCAGGTTAGTTTGGCACCTGCTGGGTGGGGGCTGCTTTCTGTcactggggggtttggggggcggcgggggggcgCAGGGGACGGGAGATGCCCCAGGGGCACCGCGGTGCTCCCCGCAGGGCAGAGGGGGAGGGCGGGCTCCCTCCTTTCGGGAGCCCCGCGGACAGGGGATGCGGCTCCGAGGCAGGGGGGGTTACCGGCTgcacccccccaaaaccccccagcctggccccgagggcagaagcagcaggaggaggggcagcagcagctccagtgcccccagtgcccccagaaCCCGCCGTGCCCTGACCAGCCCGGCCCTTTGCTCCCAACATTCGGGGTTCTTCCCTTGGGAAGGGCTCCAGCCCCCACGGCCCCCGGCTCGGGGCGATCCCTGTGCTTCCCTGCCCGCCCGTCCTTGCAGGGCACTCCTCCGCCAGCCGCATCGTCTGGGAGCACACGCGGGGCCGCTACAGCTGCACGCAGTGCCCCTTCTCCACCGCCTCCCGCGACGAGATGACCCTGCACACCGAGGACCACCGCAAGAACCCCCCGGCCGGGCGCCTGGAGGCAGAGATGGGTACGGGAGGGACCCTCCCCGGCTGCCGGGATGCCCCCGGGGGTGGCAGGGATCCGCAGGGATAGGGCACGGGATGCCCCCGGGGGTGGCAGGGATAGGGCACATCCTGCTCCCTctggcctggcacagcctggccggGTTCCAGTCCCTGCTTCCCCAACCTGCAGCAGTGCCCGGGAGGGGTTTgtgtgccctcccagtgcccccagcccctgcaatGTCCTTGGGGGTCTCTgtgtgccctcccagtgccccccagcccctcaatgCCCCTGGAGGTGTCTGTgccttccctgtgcccccagcccctcaatgCCCCTGGGGGTGTCTCTGTGCCCTCTCTGcaccccccaaaccctgcaatgcccctgggctctgtgtgccctcccagtgccccccagcccctgcaatCCCCCTAGGGGTGTCTgtgtgccctccctgtgccctctccatgccccccagcccctcagtgcccctgggGTCTGTGTGCCCCCCAACCCCTGCAATGCCCCTGGGGGTCTCTGTGTGCCCTCCCAatgccctccctgtgccccccaacCCCTGCAATGCCCCTGGGGGTCTCTGTGTGCCCTCCCAatgccctccctgtgccccccaacCCCTGCAATGCCCCTGGGGGTCCGTGCCCCCCTCCCCACGAGGTGCTGACattctcttccctctccctgcagattTCGGGGTGGGGCTGGCCCCGTTCCACGCCAAGCTGCCGCCGGAGATGGAGAACTCCCTGTACTCCCAGCTCTGATGCCCTCGGCTCCCAAGGGACTCCTGCACCTCCCCTgagccgggcaggggcacagcacagccctgagctgggacaggagcagcagaggggccGATGTTTCCCCTGGAATTTCCTCTCCCCTTGCTTTGCATTTTCGGGAGCTCTCCAGCAGCCGGAGCCGCTGTTTCTCCCTCCCCCTGAAAGGTTTTGTTGCTTCAGCCCcgggggctctgcagggagcccGGTAGGTTCTCAGGAGTTAGTGGACTTCTCTGGAATGAgatctcagaaaaataaatgggaattgTACAGGAGTGGCAGCCGGGAGAGGCTCTGTCAGTCCCcgtggggcagggggagcggggctggcactgaggagcccccaaaaaaaaccaaaggagggggacatggggacacagggggtgTGAGACcgtgctcctgggctggcactgccaggggctggcttgggaaggagaaaggggagagtctgagaaaggggaaggagtttgggaaaggggaaagagtttgggaagggagaaagggaagagtTTGGGAAGGGGAGAAAGTGAAGAGtttgggaaagggagaaggagaaagggaagagtttgggaaaagaggaaggagaaagggaagagtttgggaaaggggaaggagtttgggaaggggggaaagagtttgagaaaggggaaagaggagagtttaggaaaggggaaagggaagaattcgtgaaggggaaagggaagagtttgggaaagaggaaagggggGAGGTCTGAGGAAGGGGAAGGTctgaggagggggaaggggaaggtcTGGGGAAGgtctgaggaagaggaagggccgccctgtgctgcccctgccccctgccagcccatccCAGATCACTCAGGGCTGtagcctctgccagctgcacccCAACAACAGAGCAGGGTGGGACCCCCGGCCCCGGGCAGCCCCCgtgcctgtcccagccctgccgcACACGGAGGGCACAGAATGGCACAGAAGAGCCACTGGGAGGGGCTCGGGCCCAGGTGCCAGCCTGGGGGGCTGCACCCCCcgtgggagcagcctggggctcccccagccccgctctgccagcccagcccagcggGGTGAAAAGTTTGCTGCAAACTGGTTTGAGGGGAGGCGTGCTGGGACCTGCCGGTGCCCGCGGCTGGGAGCGAGGGCTGGGAGCGAGGGAAGAGccggcagcccctgctctgctcccgaCGAggggagccctgctctgctgccagcgcTGGGAGGGGCCACAAACACCGGCAGAGGCTCGGAAAGGCTCAGTGGCCACCTGGGCGGGGTGGgcatcccctcctgctgctgctgccatcccctcctcctgctgccatcccttcctcctgctgccatcccttcctgctgctgctgccatcccctcctcctgctgccatcccttcctcctgctgccatcccttcctgctgctgctgccatcccctcctcctgctgccatcccttcctcctgctgccatcccttcctcctgctgctgctatcccctcctcctgctgctgctatcccctcctcctgctgccatcccttcctttctcctgctgccatcccttcctccttcctcctgccatcccttcttcctcctccttccatcccttcctttgtcctgctcccatcccttcatcctgctgccatcccttcctcctgccatcccttcttcctcctgctgccatccttcccttcccttcccttcccttcccttcccttcccttcccttcccttcccttcccttcccttccatcccttcctcttcttcctcctgccatcccttcttcctcctgctgccatccttcccttcccttcccttcccttcccttcccttcccttcccttcccttcccttcccttctcttcccttcccttctccttccatcccttcctcttcttcttcctgccaccccttccttcctcctgctgccatcccccACAGGATGAGCAGCACCTGGGATGCCCCGGGgctctctcctgcagccccccctgagCTGGCACCGTGCCctccccagtccatcccagtcccctcaGGCCCTGATGGACACCCTGAAgtgtccctgagctgctcagagctgacaGTGGCAGCTCATCAGAGCCATGGGGTCACAGAGCACCCCAAAGGGAGGGACCCCGAGGTCCCAAAGAGGGGCAgggggcacagctcagcccccgtgcccagctggcacaggtgagtgccctgctcctccagggcagtgccaccccaaaggcaggagggagacccttcccaggctgtcccaggcCCCCCCAAAGGGCAGCACTGGCCCAGGGGGTGCTGCAGaccccacagcagagcccccctctgtccctgccagcccaggctgagcccaacccagccctgctggggacaggggacagtccctgctcccagcacaaacccaaacctgccccagagcccccacTCCGAGCATTCCTGGCTGGTCCCAAGGCAGAGGCAGCCAAGACAAGCTCCATAgcaatggatttttaaaaactgaagtcTTTATTAAAGTTTTATCCAAATTTTGTAACAAAAGATACAAAAGGGCTGGAGATCCTTATTTCTGGGACTAGTCTGACCAATCAAAACCTGACAGTTACTAGGCTAATATAAAATCCATACAATCTGctaaaaatgcagggaaaaaaaaattagaagtaaCTGCTgctctgacttttttttttcttttttttttaaattccttaaaACATTTATAAGTTACTCAGTTTGCATTTTACAGGATTAGTTCTTCTCCGAATGGTCACAGCGACTGTACAATGCAAGAGACACCAGCAAAGCgaggcagggagggggggaTGTGCTGCTGAACACACCcccaggaggggagaggagggctGGAGCCTCGGCCCCGGGGACACACGGAGCCCCCAGTGGGAATGCCACAAAGTGCCAGTGCTTGTCTGCACCCCCgggctgtccctctgtctgtccctccctccctcccttctccccagggaTGCGCTGGTTGGACGCCTCTGGGATGGCAGGGAAGGTGGCAATGGGGTTGGGAATGCTGCATGAACCTGCCTGGctcccccaaatctccctccAGCCACCAAAGGGTGCCACCCCCACAGTGGGGACACGAGGCTGGAGCTCTGTTCCCTGCTGGGAacgcaggaggaggaggaggaggaagaggaggatgcccaggccaggctggcaccaggGGCCCgtgcagaggtggcactggctggCAGAAGGACCCTGAGAATTTCCAGGCTAACACGGTCTGCAGGAGCATGGATCACAGTGATGGTGgtggctgcacagggctgtgcagagtgaaatgagggctggaggagcagtaCCCCCTCACCTGCATTCCCTATcccttcccaaagctgctgcagggctcccacagcacaggcacagccacaggaaCCCCCCTCACCTGGGACAGCCCAAGGGATGGTTCTTGAGTGGCCAGTTCcagtttataaaataaaaataggaaagcaAGTGCAGGGTTACTGCAAGGTGCATCGCAGAGGTACCAGGTCATGCAAgcagcccctccctccctcccccaaaaccccaggcacccccatccccagcactAAAGCATCTTCAAGCATGTCCAGAGATCACATCACCATGATTTCAGATCTGAGACACCCTCAGGATCCTTGTGAGTCCACGCAGATGAACCAGATTTTGCACCCGAGGTGGCTCAAAAAGCGTCTtcagagccctgggctgagggCACGAGGGTGGCAAAGGCcttctgtgctggcagggtgacagctggagctctgggtCCAGTGTGGCACAGCTGATTTGGGACACACAGATACCCTAaggaggagatttttttttttcctcttttttttttggctttttttttttgctttttttttgcctttttttttttttttttttaagctgctgCACAAACCACCGAACAGAGAAAAGCCTTTGGTCATGATAgttgtgagaaaaaaaagtgagccTTGTATGGAAGATTCCCCTGAATGCCTACAGTATtctaaatcttaaaaaaatatattgtggACGCTGCAGCCATTAcaaagggggaggaggaggagtgggagacAGGGATTTACAGTCTCACACAGACACAACGGGGAGGTTAAGACAAGCACAGTCAGAGTCTGTAAAACTGATTGGCTCGCTGGCATCAgtcatcctcatcatcctcttCGTCCTCTGCATCTTCCTCTCCTTCATCCTCTAGACTTCGTTTTCTCTTCTGCCCACACgggtggtctgcaaagagagGGGGGATTCactctccagcccagcccagggacagcagctgagctggcaggggaCAGACTGGCACCATTTGGGAGCAGATCCCCGGGACAGACTGGCACCATTTGGGAGCAGATCCCCTGGACAGCCTGGCACCATTTGGGAGCAGATCCCCGGGACAGACTGGCACCATTTGGGAGCAGATCCCCGGGACAGACTGGCACCATTTGGGAGCAGAACCATGGGACAGACTGGCACCATTTGGGAGCAGATCCATGGGACAGACTGGCACCATTTGGGAGCACATCCATGGGACAGACTGGCACCATTTGGGAGCAGATCCCCGGGACAGACTGGCACCATTTGGGAGCAGAACCATGGGACAGACTGGCACCATTTGGGAGCAGATCCCCGGGACAGACTGGCACCATTTGGGAGCAGATCCCCTGGACAGCCTGGCACCATTTGGGAGCAGAACCATGGGACAGACTGGCACCATTTGGGAGCAGAACCATGGGACAGACTGGCACCATTTGGGAGCAGATCCCCTGGACAGCCTGGCACCATTTGGGAGCACATCCATGG from Molothrus aeneus isolate 106 chromosome 27, BPBGC_Maene_1.0, whole genome shotgun sequence includes these protein-coding regions:
- the ZNF414 gene encoding zinc finger protein 414 isoform X2, with product MKTEKDEPVATFSLRGKFGTEGAGCSDPALPGAPMPVAGSGGTPAPELRPLKRRPVPGKHYQCSSYGCKLAFPSMQELMDHLKVHYRPTQSLEGKTFQCPTLGCSETFPSMQDLMAHMKVHYKPNRYFKCENCLLRFRTHRSLFKHLHVCSDSASGPAPPPRPVLPPAPSSPDKEPPAKPPEALPKPPSALRPPEKEAPAAGADSAPAALPGSLEPLLPGAPHPFPLLEPALFGPSSLTRFSGPAPSSVPGPFLSYVPPSPYGLAQPPAQHRLRPFLPGHGPPSVSNAVWKKSQGHSSASRIVWEHTRGRYSCTQCPFSTASRDEMTLHTEDHRKNPPAGRLEAEMDFGVGLAPFHAKLPPEMENSLYSQL
- the ZNF414 gene encoding zinc finger protein 414 isoform X1, translated to MKTEKDEPVATFSLRGKFGTEGAGCSDPALPGAPMPVAGSGGTPAPELRPLKRRPVPGKHYQCSSYGCKLAFPSMQELMDHLKVHYRPTQSLEGKTFQCPTLGCSETFPSMQDLMAHMKVHYKPNRYFKCENCLLRFRTHRSLFKHLHVCSDSASGPAPPPRPVLPPAPSSPDKEPPAKPPEALPKPPSALRPPEKEAPAAGADSAPAALPGSLEPLLPGAPHPFPLLEPALFGPSSLTRFSGPAPSSVPGPFLSYVPPSPYGLAQPPAQHRLRPFLPGHGPPSVSNAVWKKSQGVSVSPLLPCFGSGVTPGHSSASRIVWEHTRGRYSCTQCPFSTASRDEMTLHTEDHRKNPPAGRLEAEMDFGVGLAPFHAKLPPEMENSLYSQL
- the ZNF414 gene encoding zinc finger protein 414 isoform X3; this encodes MPVAGSGGTPAPELRPLKRRPVPGKHYQCSSYGCKLAFPSMQELMDHLKVHYRPTQSLEGKTFQCPTLGCSETFPSMQDLMAHMKVHYKPNRYFKCENCLLRFRTHRSLFKHLHVCSDSASGPAPPPRPVLPPAPSSPDKEPPAKPPEALPKPPSALRPPEKEAPAAGADSAPAALPGSLEPLLPGAPHPFPLLEPALFGPSSLTRFSGPAPSSVPGPFLSYVPPSPYGLAQPPAQHRLRPFLPGHGPPSVSNAVWKKSQGVSVSPLLPCFGSGVTPGHSSASRIVWEHTRGRYSCTQCPFSTASRDEMTLHTEDHRKNPPAGRLEAEMDFGVGLAPFHAKLPPEMENSLYSQL